One Micromonospora sp. FIMYZ51 genomic window carries:
- a CDS encoding glycosyltransferase family 1 protein codes for MTAGRPPRVLIDATSVPADRGGVGRYVDGLLGALGKVCGSAVDLVVVSLRTDLERYRRMLPGAEIVPAPAAVAHRPARLAWEQTGLPLLAQQVGAEVLHSPFYTCPLRAGCPVTVTVHDATFFTEPEHYDKSRRTFFRSAIKTSLRRADRVIVPSKATRDELIRLLDADPTRIDVAYHGVDHTAFHAPGDEEKARVRARLGLGNGSYVAFLGAKEPRKNVPNLIRGWARAVADRQDPPALVVAGGQGHDDDIDRAVAEVPPHLRLLRPGYLRYADLPGFLGGALVAAYPSYGEGFGLPILEAMACAAPVLTTPRLSLPEVGGDAVAYTSEDPDQIATDLAALLDDEPRRLSLAKAGFDRAKEFTWESSAEVHIAAWSRARS; via the coding sequence GTGACCGCCGGTCGCCCGCCCCGCGTACTCATCGACGCCACGAGTGTCCCCGCCGATCGTGGCGGCGTCGGTAGATACGTCGACGGCCTGCTCGGTGCCCTGGGCAAGGTGTGCGGGTCGGCGGTGGACCTGGTCGTCGTCAGCCTCCGCACCGATCTGGAGCGCTACCGGCGGATGCTGCCCGGCGCGGAGATCGTTCCCGCGCCCGCCGCCGTCGCGCACCGACCGGCCCGGCTGGCCTGGGAGCAGACCGGCCTGCCGCTGCTGGCCCAGCAGGTCGGCGCGGAGGTGCTGCACTCGCCCTTCTACACCTGCCCGTTGCGGGCCGGCTGCCCGGTCACGGTGACCGTGCACGACGCGACCTTCTTCACCGAGCCGGAGCACTACGACAAGTCCCGCCGGACGTTCTTCCGCAGCGCCATCAAGACCTCGCTGCGCCGCGCCGATCGGGTGATCGTGCCGAGCAAGGCGACCCGGGACGAGCTGATCCGGCTACTCGACGCCGACCCGACCCGGATCGACGTCGCCTACCACGGTGTCGACCACACCGCCTTCCACGCCCCCGGCGACGAGGAGAAGGCCCGGGTACGCGCCCGCCTCGGCCTCGGCAACGGCAGCTACGTGGCGTTCCTCGGTGCCAAGGAGCCGCGCAAGAACGTACCGAACCTGATCCGGGGCTGGGCCCGGGCGGTGGCCGACCGGCAGGACCCGCCCGCGTTGGTCGTCGCCGGCGGCCAGGGACACGACGACGACATCGACCGGGCGGTGGCCGAGGTGCCGCCGCACCTGCGGCTGCTGCGCCCCGGTTACCTGCGCTACGCCGACCTGCCCGGTTTCCTCGGCGGTGCACTCGTCGCGGCCTACCCGTCGTACGGTGAGGGCTTCGGCCTGCCGATCCTGGAGGCGATGGCGTGCGCGGCCCCGGTGCTCACCACCCCCCGGCTGTCGCTGCCGGAGGTGGGCGGCGACGCGGTCGCGTACACCAGCGAGGACCCGGACCAGATCGCCACCGACCTGGCCGCGCTGCTCGACGACGAGCCGCGCCGGTTGTCGCTGGCCAAGGCCGGCTTCGATCGGGCCAAGGAGTTCACCTGGGAGTCCAGCGCCGAGGTGCACATCGCTGCCTGGTCACGAGCGCGATCCTGA
- a CDS encoding sugar phosphate nucleotidyltransferase translates to MIYVVIPAGGSGTRLWPLSRAGHPKFLHPFTGTSASLLQATVQRAAPLTTPEHTMVVTGAAHAAAVARQLTGVPEENILVEPSPRDSCAAIALAAAVIAVRDPDAVMGSFAADHLIGDPQRWVATVSEAVRGAEQGLLMTVGITPTRPETGYGYLQTGEPVGDGPMRPVVEFKEKPSAEVAEAYLRSGRYLWNAGMFVWRVSAFLAELARQQPALHTGVTAIAAAWGTPEQDDVLGAVWPTLPKISVDYAVMEGAASAGRVATVPGDFRWNDVGDFHTLGEVLPADADGNVVLGADSEAEVLLRDSSGVVVVPQSGRLVAGVGVRDLIVVDTPDALLVCPRDRAQDVKTIVDELKARGEEKLV, encoded by the coding sequence GTGATCTATGTCGTCATCCCGGCGGGTGGCAGCGGCACAAGGCTGTGGCCGCTCTCCCGCGCCGGCCATCCCAAGTTTCTCCATCCGTTCACCGGCACGTCCGCCTCGCTGCTCCAGGCGACGGTGCAACGGGCGGCACCGCTTACCACTCCGGAACACACAATGGTGGTCACCGGCGCGGCCCATGCCGCGGCCGTGGCCCGTCAACTGACCGGGGTACCGGAGGAGAACATCCTGGTCGAGCCCTCGCCACGGGACTCCTGCGCCGCCATCGCGCTGGCCGCGGCGGTGATCGCCGTACGGGATCCGGACGCGGTAATGGGTTCGTTCGCCGCCGACCATCTGATCGGTGACCCGCAGCGCTGGGTGGCCACGGTCTCCGAGGCGGTCCGCGGGGCCGAGCAGGGACTGCTGATGACCGTGGGGATCACCCCGACCCGGCCGGAGACGGGGTACGGATACCTACAGACCGGTGAACCGGTCGGCGACGGGCCGATGCGCCCGGTCGTCGAGTTCAAGGAGAAGCCGAGCGCCGAGGTGGCCGAGGCGTACCTGCGTTCCGGCCGGTACCTCTGGAACGCCGGCATGTTCGTCTGGCGGGTGTCGGCCTTCCTCGCCGAACTGGCCCGTCAGCAGCCCGCCCTGCACACCGGCGTCACCGCGATCGCCGCGGCCTGGGGTACCCCGGAGCAGGACGACGTGCTCGGCGCGGTCTGGCCGACGCTGCCCAAGATCTCGGTCGACTACGCGGTGATGGAGGGCGCGGCAAGCGCCGGGCGGGTCGCGACCGTGCCGGGCGACTTCCGGTGGAACGACGTGGGTGACTTCCACACCCTCGGCGAGGTGCTGCCGGCCGACGCCGACGGCAACGTGGTGCTCGGGGCGGACAGCGAGGCCGAGGTGCTGTTGCGCGACAGCAGCGGCGTGGTGGTCGTACCGCAGTCCGGGCGGCTGGTGGCCGGCGTCGGCGTACGGGACCTGATCGTGGTCGACACGCCGGACGCGTTGCTGGTCTGCCCCCGCGACCGCGCTCAGGACGTCAAGACGATCGTCGACGAGCTCAAGGCGCGGGGGGAGGAGAAGCTCGTCTGA
- a CDS encoding NUDIX domain-containing protein: MSTGDGWALLHADAVAVLSGWQPTGAEAATALERTLDLLAAGPAAMRREHRAGHVTASALVFDATGSRVLLCLHGKFHRWVQLGGHCEPGDRTLAEAALREATEESGIAGLRIDPVPIDVDVHPVRCQGGSLHHDVRYAVVAPPGAVERVSAESEALGWFPPDRLPDPLAGGTARLVAPGLAAFRRASPPPAP; the protein is encoded by the coding sequence ATCAGCACCGGCGACGGCTGGGCGCTGCTGCACGCCGACGCGGTGGCGGTGCTCAGCGGTTGGCAGCCCACCGGCGCGGAGGCGGCGACCGCCCTGGAACGTACCCTCGATCTGCTGGCCGCCGGGCCGGCGGCGATGCGTCGCGAGCACCGGGCCGGCCACGTCACCGCCAGCGCGCTGGTGTTCGACGCGACCGGCTCCCGGGTGCTGCTCTGCCTGCACGGCAAGTTCCACCGGTGGGTGCAGCTCGGCGGGCACTGCGAGCCGGGCGACCGGACGCTCGCCGAGGCGGCGCTGCGCGAGGCCACCGAGGAGTCGGGCATCGCCGGCCTGCGCATCGATCCGGTGCCCATCGACGTGGACGTACACCCGGTGCGTTGCCAGGGCGGCTCGCTGCACCACGACGTGCGTTACGCGGTCGTCGCACCACCGGGTGCGGTGGAGCGGGTCAGCGCGGAGTCGGAGGCGCTGGGCTGGTTCCCGCCCGACCGGCTGCCGGACCCGCTGGCCGGCGGGACCGCCCGGCTCGTCGCGCCCGGGCTGGCCGCCTTCAGACGAGCTTCTCCTCCCCCCGCGCCTTGA
- a CDS encoding coenzyme F420-0:L-glutamate ligase: protein MRLEILPVPGIGHVTEGDDLAALIGGAAPWLRDGDVLVVTSKIVSKAEGRLVDVPADGPERQTARDEVLAAETVRVVAARGATRIVQTRHGFVMAAAGIDASNVDKTRLVLLPVDPDASARALRAGLRQRYGVDVAVIVSDTMGRPWRNGLTDVALGVAGMAAIRDHRGEVDPYGNELVLTQMAVIDELAAAGELIKGKCDQMPVAVIRGYLTAPLAGDGEGAKVLVRDAAMDLFSLGTAEATVAGLAAAATLPDQPGSTPPDPETVRQAIASVADVVAPGTVFTPITEDGVRAGLVSTVPGWPAQATALVLCSPPTPAGQVQLVRFGTDVQRLRTALAARDVPSQLLPPPAATTAAAALAL from the coding sequence GTGAGACTGGAGATCCTGCCGGTGCCCGGCATCGGCCACGTGACCGAGGGCGACGACCTGGCAGCGCTGATCGGCGGTGCCGCGCCCTGGCTACGCGACGGCGACGTGCTGGTGGTGACCAGCAAAATCGTCTCCAAGGCGGAGGGACGTCTGGTGGACGTCCCGGCCGACGGACCGGAGCGGCAGACCGCCCGCGACGAGGTGCTGGCGGCGGAGACCGTCCGGGTGGTGGCGGCCCGGGGCGCGACCCGGATCGTGCAGACCCGGCACGGCTTCGTGATGGCCGCAGCCGGGATCGACGCCTCCAACGTCGACAAGACCCGGCTGGTGCTGCTCCCGGTGGACCCGGACGCCTCGGCCCGGGCGCTGCGGGCCGGGCTGCGGCAGCGGTACGGCGTGGACGTGGCGGTGATCGTCAGCGACACCATGGGCCGGCCCTGGCGCAACGGACTCACCGACGTGGCCCTCGGCGTCGCCGGCATGGCGGCCATCCGCGACCATCGGGGCGAGGTCGACCCGTACGGCAACGAGCTGGTGCTGACCCAGATGGCGGTGATCGACGAATTGGCCGCCGCAGGCGAACTGATCAAAGGCAAGTGCGACCAGATGCCGGTGGCGGTGATCCGGGGCTACCTGACCGCGCCGCTGGCCGGGGACGGCGAAGGAGCGAAGGTCCTCGTCCGGGACGCCGCGATGGACCTGTTCTCGCTCGGCACCGCCGAGGCGACGGTCGCCGGGCTCGCCGCCGCCGCCACCCTGCCGGACCAGCCGGGCAGCACCCCACCCGACCCGGAGACGGTACGCCAGGCGATCGCCTCGGTCGCCGACGTGGTGGCGCCCGGCACAGTCTTCACCCCGATCACCGAAGACGGCGTACGCGCCGGACTGGTCAGCACGGTGCCCGGCTGGCCGGCGCAGGCCACCGCGCTGGTGCTCTGTTCCCCGCCCACCCCGGCCGGACAGGTCCAGTTGGTCCGGTTCGGCACCGACGTACAGCGCCTGCGCACCGCCCTCGCGGCCCGCGACGTCCCCTCTCAACTCCTCCCCCCACCCGCCGCCACCACCGCCGCCGCCGCCCTCGCGCTGTGA
- the cofD gene encoding 2-phospho-L-lactate transferase: MRIVVLTGGIGGARFLLGVRAYARERDAEVTAVVNVGDDLRLHGLRVCPDLDSVMYTLGGGADPERGWGRVDESWTVKAELAAYGAEPSWFGLGDRDLATHLVRTTMLDAGYPLHQVTEALATRWQPGVRLLPATDDRLETHAIVSMASEPAGPAVTNNADTTDIDGARRAIHFQEWWVRHRAQLPTHQFVFVGADTAKPAPGVTAAIGAADLVLIAPSNPVVSIAPILAVPGLREAVTDGPAPVVGVSPIIGGAPVRGMADRCLAVVGAECSAAGVGGLYGARATGGLLDGWLVAEEDADTLVPDVTVRAVPLRMTDEAATAAMVRAAVELM, from the coding sequence ATGCGGATCGTGGTTCTGACCGGGGGCATCGGCGGTGCCCGGTTCCTGCTTGGCGTCCGGGCGTACGCCCGGGAACGGGACGCCGAGGTGACCGCGGTGGTCAACGTCGGTGACGACCTGCGCCTGCACGGGCTCCGGGTCTGCCCCGACCTGGACAGCGTCATGTACACCCTGGGCGGCGGCGCCGACCCGGAGCGGGGCTGGGGACGGGTCGACGAGAGCTGGACCGTCAAGGCCGAACTGGCCGCGTACGGTGCCGAGCCGAGCTGGTTCGGGCTGGGCGACCGGGACCTCGCCACCCACCTGGTCCGCACCACGATGCTTGACGCGGGCTATCCACTGCACCAGGTCACCGAGGCGCTGGCGACGCGCTGGCAGCCCGGCGTACGCCTGCTGCCGGCGACCGACGACCGCCTGGAGACGCACGCGATCGTGAGCATGGCAAGTGAGCCTGCCGGCCCCGCAGTCACGAACAACGCCGACACCACGGACATCGACGGCGCGCGGCGGGCGATCCACTTCCAGGAGTGGTGGGTGCGGCACCGCGCCCAACTGCCGACCCACCAGTTCGTCTTCGTCGGTGCGGACACGGCGAAGCCGGCACCCGGCGTCACGGCGGCGATCGGCGCGGCCGACCTGGTGCTGATCGCGCCGAGCAACCCGGTGGTCAGCATCGCGCCGATCCTGGCCGTGCCGGGCCTGCGGGAGGCGGTGACCGACGGGCCGGCTCCGGTGGTCGGGGTCTCGCCGATCATCGGCGGCGCGCCGGTGCGCGGCATGGCCGACCGGTGCCTGGCGGTGGTCGGGGCCGAGTGCAGCGCCGCCGGTGTCGGTGGGCTCTACGGTGCCCGGGCCACCGGTGGCCTGCTCGACGGCTGGCTGGTCGCCGAGGAGGACGCGGATACCCTGGTGCCGGACGTGACCGTGCGCGCGGTACCGCTGCGGATGACCGACGAGGCGGCGACGGCGGCGATGGTCCGCGCCGCAGTGGAGCTGATGTGA
- a CDS encoding DUF4331 domain-containing protein, which produces MSSHREAPEIAKDPVADSSDLYAFVTPNKPDTVTLIANYVPLQLPSGGPNFFEFGDDVRYEIHIDNNGDGEPEVTYRFEFTTEITNPNSFLYNTGPIESLESENWNRRQFYSLTRIADGRKQLLARKLPCPPSNVGPLSIPRYEDLVRQATFALSTGEKVFAGQRADGFYVDLGAIFDLGTLRPFQQLHVAGKKLFREAGEPVNALDRMNVHSLAIQVPLDKLRRRADRYHWQEPASVIGVWTSASRRQVKVLGDRSAGDTDAGPFTQVSRLGNPLFNEVIVPMAQKDLWNTLPPSEDKRFAKFVEQPELAALLPVLYPGVFDNLAKLNKSKKARADLVAILLTGIPEGLINGFSNATGDVQADMLRLNTAIPPARRPNRLGVLGGDLAGWPNGRRVTDDVVTIALRAVAGLTVPLVDKKFTPDDAAAAVTPGLTEADVTAPFLRNFPFLGTPYDGFNNPPVSA; this is translated from the coding sequence ATGTCTTCACACCGCGAGGCACCGGAGATCGCCAAGGATCCGGTCGCCGATTCGTCGGACCTGTACGCTTTCGTCACCCCGAACAAGCCGGACACGGTGACGCTGATCGCCAACTACGTGCCGTTGCAGCTTCCCTCCGGCGGCCCGAACTTTTTCGAGTTCGGCGACGACGTGCGATACGAGATCCACATCGACAACAACGGGGACGGCGAACCGGAGGTCACCTACCGCTTCGAGTTCACCACCGAGATCACCAATCCGAACAGCTTTCTCTACAACACCGGCCCGATCGAGTCGCTGGAGAGCGAGAACTGGAACCGGCGGCAGTTCTACAGCCTGACCCGGATCGCCGACGGCCGCAAGCAACTGCTGGCCCGCAAGCTGCCCTGCCCGCCGAGCAACGTCGGCCCGCTCTCCATCCCCCGGTACGAGGACCTGGTCCGCCAGGCGACCTTCGCGCTCTCCACCGGGGAGAAGGTCTTCGCCGGGCAGCGCGCGGATGGCTTCTACGTGGATCTCGGCGCGATCTTCGACCTCGGTACGCTGCGGCCGTTCCAGCAGTTGCACGTGGCCGGCAAGAAACTGTTCCGGGAGGCCGGCGAGCCGGTCAACGCCCTCGACCGGATGAACGTGCACAGCCTGGCCATCCAGGTGCCGCTGGACAAGTTGCGGCGGCGGGCCGACCGCTACCACTGGCAGGAGCCGGCCTCGGTGATCGGGGTATGGACCTCGGCGTCGCGCCGGCAGGTCAAGGTGCTCGGTGACCGGTCCGCAGGCGACACCGATGCCGGGCCCTTCACCCAGGTGTCCCGGTTGGGCAATCCGCTGTTCAATGAGGTGATCGTGCCGATGGCACAGAAGGACCTCTGGAACACCCTGCCGCCGTCGGAGGACAAGCGGTTCGCGAAGTTCGTCGAGCAGCCGGAACTGGCCGCCCTGCTGCCGGTGCTCTACCCGGGCGTCTTCGACAACCTCGCCAAGTTGAACAAGTCGAAGAAGGCTCGCGCCGACCTGGTCGCCATCCTGCTCACCGGCATCCCGGAAGGACTGATCAACGGCTTCAGCAACGCCACCGGCGACGTCCAGGCCGACATGCTGCGGCTCAACACGGCCATCCCGCCGGCCCGCCGTCCGAACCGGCTGGGGGTGCTCGGTGGCGATCTGGCCGGCTGGCCGAACGGCCGTCGGGTCACCGACGACGTGGTGACCATCGCGCTGCGGGCGGTGGCCGGGTTGACCGTGCCGCTTGTCGACAAGAAGTTCACCCCGGACGATGCGGCGGCGGCGGTGACCCCGGGGCTGACCGAGGCGGACGTGACCGCGCCCTTCCTGCGGAACTTCCCGTTCCTCGGTACGCCGTACGACGGGTTCAACAATCCGCCGGTATCGGCCTGA
- a CDS encoding phospholipase — MSGHSHVYGPTGSGAVLLNLGGDTGALIIHTGRQLLGREIEVSRADQEDQSRTHAAVRERQVRDGTFHSAVYPDLPAGRYTVWWDDDTPAGTVTVAGGFVAEFVWPTSTSPTSD, encoded by the coding sequence ATGAGCGGACACTCACACGTGTACGGGCCGACGGGTAGCGGGGCGGTGCTGCTCAACCTGGGCGGCGACACCGGTGCCTTGATCATCCATACCGGACGACAACTGCTCGGCCGGGAGATCGAGGTGAGCCGGGCCGATCAGGAGGACCAGTCGCGTACGCATGCTGCGGTGCGGGAACGGCAGGTCCGGGACGGCACCTTCCACAGCGCGGTCTATCCGGATCTTCCCGCTGGCCGCTATACCGTCTGGTGGGACGATGACACGCCCGCCGGAACGGTCACCGTCGCGGGTGGATTCGTCGCTGAGTTCGTCTGGCCTACCAGCACATCTCCGACTTCCGACTGA
- a CDS encoding WhiB family transcriptional regulator, protein MDGQLEAADLLGNAPEWQERALCSQTDPEAFFPEKGGSTREAKRICTRCEVKAECLEYALGHDERFGIWGGLSERERRKLKRRAA, encoded by the coding sequence ATGGACGGCCAGCTCGAGGCGGCCGACCTGCTCGGGAACGCGCCGGAGTGGCAGGAGCGGGCGTTGTGCTCGCAGACCGACCCGGAGGCGTTCTTCCCCGAGAAGGGCGGCTCTACCCGAGAAGCGAAGCGAATCTGTACGCGGTGTGAGGTCAAGGCGGAATGTCTCGAGTACGCTCTCGGCCACGATGAGCGGTTCGGCATCTGGGGTGGGCTCTCCGAGCGGGAACGGCGCAAGCTGAAGCGGCGGGCGGCCTGA
- a CDS encoding metallopeptidase family protein, with amino-acid sequence MTSPENRRPGASRRAHRDRHGRGLRGRLVPATVPLARTKAEIFDDLVLDTVETLERRFAKELAGVEFAVEDVPPELNVYDSDVLEDGEVPLARLLPGRPGRQELPPRIVLYRRPLEFRAMDREDLADLVHDVIIEQVANLLGVDPDELA; translated from the coding sequence ATGACGAGCCCGGAGAACCGCCGCCCCGGCGCCAGCCGGCGGGCCCACCGCGACCGGCACGGTCGGGGCCTGCGCGGGCGGCTGGTGCCGGCCACCGTGCCGCTGGCGCGGACCAAGGCGGAGATCTTCGACGACCTGGTGCTGGACACCGTCGAGACGCTCGAACGCCGGTTCGCCAAGGAGTTGGCCGGGGTGGAGTTCGCCGTCGAGGATGTGCCGCCCGAGCTGAACGTCTACGACTCCGACGTGCTGGAGGACGGCGAGGTGCCGTTGGCCCGGTTGCTCCCGGGCCGACCCGGCCGCCAGGAGTTGCCGCCCCGGATCGTGCTCTACCGACGGCCCCTGGAGTTCCGGGCGATGGATCGGGAGGATCTCGCCGACCTGGTGCACGACGTGATCATCGAGCAGGTGGCGAATCTGCTCGGCGTCGACCCGGACGAGCTGGCCTGA
- a CDS encoding DUF3499 domain-containing protein, producing the protein MRSPRRCSRNGCPRQAVATLTYVYNESTAVVGPLAAFAEPHTYDLCEPHARSLTAPRGWEVVRHEGEFEPPPPTTDDLVALAEAVREAARPAPRPPQDDQNHTPNTPTTTSSRRGHLRVIPPPH; encoded by the coding sequence GTGAGGTCACCACGGCGCTGCTCCCGTAATGGCTGCCCCCGGCAAGCGGTCGCCACGCTGACCTATGTCTACAACGAGTCAACGGCCGTGGTGGGTCCGCTGGCCGCCTTCGCCGAGCCACACACGTACGACCTCTGTGAGCCGCACGCCCGCAGCCTCACCGCACCCCGGGGCTGGGAAGTGGTCCGGCACGAGGGCGAGTTCGAGCCGCCGCCGCCCACCACCGACGACCTGGTCGCGCTGGCCGAGGCCGTGCGTGAGGCGGCCCGCCCGGCCCCCCGCCCACCCCAGGACGACCAGAACCACACCCCGAACACCCCCACCACTACCTCGTCCCGCCGCGGCCACCTCCGCGTAATCCCCCCACCCCACTGA
- a CDS encoding FAD-dependent oxidoreductase has translation MRYQDLSYWLSSVDEPLTPRPALPGDDVADVVIVGAGYTGLWTAYYLSQADPALRITVLERQVAGFGASGRNGGWCSALLPTSLTGLARRHGRDAAIAMQRAMHDTVREVGRVVAAEGIDCHLSYGGTVVLARSAPQVARAEAAVAEAREFGFGPADLTLLGRDEAASRCAAEGVRAATYTPHCAAVHPARLVRGLARAVERRGVTIHERTPVTEIRPGAAVTPHGTICAPVVVRATEGYTPGLRGQRRAIAPVYSLMVATAPLPASTWAQIGLAERETFSDHRHMIIYGQRTADGRLAFGGRGAPYHFGSRTLPGYDREPRVFAALRRTLGELFPVLGPEVPVTHTWGGPLGVARDWAASVGFHRADGLAWAGGYVGDGVGTSNLAGRTLADLIRGEQTELTRLPWVNHRSPNWEPEPLRWLAVNAGLRIMHSADEAESRTNRPSRRAATLSRLLNH, from the coding sequence ATGCGCTACCAGGACCTGTCGTACTGGCTGTCCAGTGTGGACGAGCCGTTGACCCCGCGCCCGGCGCTGCCCGGCGACGACGTAGCGGACGTGGTGATCGTCGGCGCCGGCTACACCGGCCTCTGGACGGCGTACTACCTGTCGCAGGCCGACCCGGCGCTGCGCATCACCGTCCTGGAGCGCCAGGTGGCCGGCTTCGGCGCGTCCGGTCGCAACGGTGGCTGGTGCTCGGCGCTGCTGCCGACGTCGCTGACCGGGCTGGCCCGCCGGCACGGCCGCGACGCCGCGATCGCCATGCAGCGCGCGATGCACGACACCGTGCGCGAGGTCGGCCGGGTGGTCGCCGCCGAGGGCATCGACTGCCACTTGTCGTACGGCGGCACGGTGGTGCTGGCCCGCAGCGCCCCGCAGGTGGCGCGGGCCGAGGCGGCCGTGGCGGAGGCCCGCGAGTTCGGCTTCGGCCCGGCCGACCTCACCCTGCTCGGCCGGGACGAGGCCGCGAGCCGGTGCGCCGCCGAGGGGGTACGCGCCGCCACCTACACGCCGCACTGCGCGGCGGTGCACCCGGCCCGGCTGGTACGCGGCCTGGCCCGAGCGGTCGAGCGCCGGGGGGTGACCATCCACGAGCGGACCCCGGTGACCGAGATCCGCCCGGGTGCGGCGGTCACCCCGCACGGGACCATCTGCGCCCCGGTGGTGGTGCGGGCGACCGAGGGATACACCCCTGGGCTGCGGGGGCAGCGGCGGGCCATCGCGCCGGTCTACTCGCTGATGGTCGCCACCGCGCCGCTGCCGGCGTCCACCTGGGCGCAGATCGGCCTCGCCGAGCGGGAAACGTTCTCCGACCACCGACACATGATCATCTACGGCCAGCGGACCGCCGACGGCCGGCTCGCCTTCGGCGGGCGGGGTGCGCCGTACCACTTCGGCTCGCGGACCCTGCCGGGCTACGACCGGGAGCCACGGGTCTTCGCCGCGTTGCGCCGTACCCTCGGCGAACTCTTCCCGGTGCTCGGCCCGGAAGTGCCGGTGACCCACACCTGGGGCGGGCCGCTGGGGGTCGCCCGGGACTGGGCCGCCTCGGTCGGGTTCCACCGGGCTGACGGGCTGGCCTGGGCCGGCGGTTACGTCGGCGACGGCGTGGGCACCAGCAACCTGGCCGGGCGCACGCTTGCCGACCTGATCCGGGGCGAGCAGACCGAGTTGACCCGGCTACCCTGGGTCAACCACCGCTCTCCCAACTGGGAGCCGGAACCCCTGCGCTGGCTGGCGGTCAACGCCGGCCTGAGGATCATGCACTCCGCCGACGAGGCCGAGTCCCGCACCAACCGCCCCTCCCGCCGCGCCGCCACCCTCTCCCGCCTCCTAAACCACTAA